One Brassica napus cultivar Da-Ae chromosome C2, Da-Ae, whole genome shotgun sequence DNA window includes the following coding sequences:
- the LOC111202554 gene encoding uncharacterized protein LOC111202554 yields MKATAEYATANIAVWWDMKDCPIPEGYEAGQVRSSLEAAFKEQGYSGPVSITAYGDQTQTPDHILKGLLSTVVSVAHTKSESTSYFMYEDLVKWRRLNPPPATMMIISDQVGDKFTWDLVRLQQRTLYKLFLAYSVKPEYMVLSISEQWCWKKLLSSSPPAAGVQAGAKCYCKSCNYNSGYLKKFRKHLSSYSHSREEYVNPTDHKLVRYTEDWGRNYKATPEFATAKIQVCWDMLTCPIPQGYDARQVRPSIEAAVKELGYYGPVSITAYRDHKHTPRQALSSTGVDIAHTVSDVTYSRMFSDMLEWHRNNPPQTAAIIMLISDNVEIMACDLVKLLQENNYNFFLAYSFRPYKMSYLLTYAEWLWESILAGEKRLLQNCSSSGSGNDQSTSMFYCRLCVGFNTKSIDKFRAHLSSDEEHAQEENEIREQMVLSGENKRLCQLAEYDRHRLPRQVLFFLN; encoded by the exons ATGAAGGCGACGGCTGAATACGCGACGGCTAACATAGCGGTGTGGTGGGACATGAAGGACTGTCCGATTCCGGAGGGTTATGAGGCCGGTCAGGTCCGATCGAGTTTAGAAGCAGCGTTCAAGGAACAAGGCTACTCTGGCCCTGTCTCCATCACTGCCTATGGCGACCAAACACAAACCCCTGATCACATACTGAAAGGGCTCTTATCCACTGTAGTCTCTGTAGCACATACCAAATCCG aGAGCACATCCTACTTCATGTATGAGGATTTGGTGAAATGGCGACGTCTGAATCCTCCTCCTGCTACAATGATGATCATATCAGATCAGGTGGGAGATAAATTCACCTGGGATCTGGTCCGGCTACAGCAACGGACGCTATACAAGCTTTTTCTGGCTTATTCAGTTAAGCCAGAATATATGGTTCTCTCCATTAGTGAACAGTGGTGCTGGAAAAAATTACTAAGCAGCTCACCACCTGCTGCTGGTGTTCAGGCTGGTGCTAAGTGTTATTGCAAATCGTGCAATTACAATAGTGGATACCTGAAGAAATTCAGGAAGCATCTCTCGAGTTACAGTCATTCACGGGAA GAGTATGTGAACCCTACGGACCACAAACTCGTACGTTACACGGAGGATTGGGGAAGAAACTACAAGGCGACGCCTGAATTTGCCACAGCTAAAATACAGGTGTGCTGGGACATGCTTACATGTCCGATACCTCAAGGTTATGATGCTCGTCAGGTCCGTCCGAGTATAGAGGCGGCAGTCAAGGAACTTGGCTACTATGGTCCTGTCTCCATCACTGCCTATCGCGACCATAAACATACTCCCCGACAAGCTCTCTCTTCCACTGGTGTCGATATTGCACATACCGTTAGCG ATGTCACATACTCGCGAATGTTTTCCGATATGTTGGAATGGCATCGTAATAATCCTCCTCAAACAGCTGCTATAATCATGCTCATATCGGATAATGTGGAGATCATGGCATGTGATCTTGTCAAGCTACTACAAGAGAATAATTACAACTTTTTTCTGGCTTATTCGTTTAGGCCTTACAAAATGTCATACCTGCTCACTTATGCTGAGTGGCTCTGGGAAAGCATACTTGCAG GGGAAAAAAGACTACTTCAGAACTGCAGCAGCAGTGGAAGTGGGAACGATCAATCTACCTCAATGTTCTATTGCAGATTGTGTGTCGGCTTTAATACCAAAAGCATTGATAAGTTCAGGGCTCATCTCTCAAGTGATGAAGAACATGCACAAGAA GAAAATGAAATTCGTGAGCAGATGGTTTTATCAGGTGAGAACAAGAGGCTGTGTCAATTAGCTGAGTACGATCGACATCGTTTGCCTAGGCaagttcttttctttcttaattaa